One window of the Maylandia zebra isolate NMK-2024a linkage group LG19, Mzebra_GT3a, whole genome shotgun sequence genome contains the following:
- the metap1 gene encoding methionine aminopeptidase 1 isoform X1, giving the protein MASTEARRECETEGCSKDAKLQCPTCIKLGIQGSYFCSQECFKGSWASHKLLHKKAKEEKNQNESKNCVEKEINTDPWPGYRYTGKLRPHYPLTPMRPVPGDIQRPDYADHPRGMSESEQFLKGTSQIKTLYPEDIEGMRVVCKLAREVLDIAAVMVKPGVTTEEIDHAVHLACLARNCYPSPLNYYNFPKSCCTSVNEVICHGIPDRRPLQEGDILNVDITVYHNGFHGDLNETFFVGEVDEGAKKLVQTTYECLMQAIDSVKPGIRYRELGNIIQKHAQANGFSVVRSYCGHGIHRLFHTAPNVPHYAKNKAVGVMKPGHVFTIEPMICEGGWQDETWPDGWTAVTRDGKRSAQFEHTLLVTETGCEILTRRLEDNGRAHFLSQM; this is encoded by the exons ATGGCGAGCACCGAGGCTAGAAGGGAGTGTGAGACAGAGGGCTGCAGTAAGGACGCCAAACTTCAGTGCCCCACATGTATCAAGCTTGGTATTCAAGGTTCCTATTTCTGCTCGCAG GAATGTTTTAAAGGAAGCTGGGCATCTCACAAGTTGCTGCACAAAAAAGCAA AGGAAGAGAAGAACCAAAATGAATCTAAGAACTGTGTGGAGAAGGAGATCAACACAGACCCATGGCCAGGGTACCGCTACACAGGAAAACTACGCCCTCACTACCCTCTG ACTCCCATGAGACCTGTGCCAGGTGACATCCAAAGACCTGACTATGCTGATCATCCCAGAG GGATGTCTGAGTCCGAGCAGTTCTTGAAGGGGACGTCACAGATCAAGACTCTTTACCCCGAGGACATTGAGGGCATGAGAGTTGTATGCAAG CTGGCAAGAGAAGTTCTGGACATTGCAGCCGTGATGGTGAAACCAGGCGTTACAACAGAAGAAATTGACCACGCCGTACATCTG GCCTGTTTAGCAAGGAACTGCTACCCCTCCCCTCTCAACTACTACAATTTTCCCAAATCCTGCTGCACATCTGTTAACGAAGTCATCTGCCATGGCATCCCAGACAGAAGACCCCTGCAAGAAGGAGATATCCTCAATG TGGACATCACTGTGTACCACAATGGTTTCCATGGCGACCTCAACGAAACCTTCTTTGTTGGAGAGGTGGACGAAGGAGCAAAGAAACTGGTTCAGACTACGTATGAATGCCTTATGCAAGCCATTGATTCTG TGAAGCCTGGCATTCGCTACAGAGAGCTGGGTAACATCATCCAGAAGCACGCTCAGGCCAACGGCTTCTCCGTGGTGCGCAGCTACTGCGGCCACGGCATCCACAGACTTTTCCACACGGCTCCCAATGTGCCGCACTATGCCA AAAACAAAGCAGTTGGTGTTATGAAGCCTGGCCATGTGTTCACCATTGAGCCCATGATATGTGAAG GTGGCTGGCAAGATGAGACGTGGCCAGACGGCTGGACGGCGGTGACCAGAGATGGGAAGCGCTCGGCTCAGTTCGAACACACCCTGCTGGTGACGGAAACCGGCTGCGAGATCCTCACCCGCCGTCTGGAAGACAACGGACGCGCTCATTTCCTCAGCCAAATGTAG
- the metap1 gene encoding methionine aminopeptidase 1 isoform X2, which produces MHFAVQLKCWALVGSVVTKLTCCTETCTFVVLHITEAAELCSSEPTVCEESETTEGMSESEQFLKGTSQIKTLYPEDIEGMRVVCKLAREVLDIAAVMVKPGVTTEEIDHAVHLACLARNCYPSPLNYYNFPKSCCTSVNEVICHGIPDRRPLQEGDILNVDITVYHNGFHGDLNETFFVGEVDEGAKKLVQTTYECLMQAIDSVKPGIRYRELGNIIQKHAQANGFSVVRSYCGHGIHRLFHTAPNVPHYAKNKAVGVMKPGHVFTIEPMICEGGWQDETWPDGWTAVTRDGKRSAQFEHTLLVTETGCEILTRRLEDNGRAHFLSQM; this is translated from the exons ATGCATTTTGCAGTCCAATTAAAATGTTGGGCTCTTGTTGGATCGGTCGTTACCAAGCTGACCTGCTGCACTGAGACCTGCACTTTTGTTGTTCTCCATATAACAGAAGCTGCCGAGCTTTGTTCTTCTGAGCCGACGGT CTGCGAGGAGTCAGAGACAACTGAAG GGATGTCTGAGTCCGAGCAGTTCTTGAAGGGGACGTCACAGATCAAGACTCTTTACCCCGAGGACATTGAGGGCATGAGAGTTGTATGCAAG CTGGCAAGAGAAGTTCTGGACATTGCAGCCGTGATGGTGAAACCAGGCGTTACAACAGAAGAAATTGACCACGCCGTACATCTG GCCTGTTTAGCAAGGAACTGCTACCCCTCCCCTCTCAACTACTACAATTTTCCCAAATCCTGCTGCACATCTGTTAACGAAGTCATCTGCCATGGCATCCCAGACAGAAGACCCCTGCAAGAAGGAGATATCCTCAATG TGGACATCACTGTGTACCACAATGGTTTCCATGGCGACCTCAACGAAACCTTCTTTGTTGGAGAGGTGGACGAAGGAGCAAAGAAACTGGTTCAGACTACGTATGAATGCCTTATGCAAGCCATTGATTCTG TGAAGCCTGGCATTCGCTACAGAGAGCTGGGTAACATCATCCAGAAGCACGCTCAGGCCAACGGCTTCTCCGTGGTGCGCAGCTACTGCGGCCACGGCATCCACAGACTTTTCCACACGGCTCCCAATGTGCCGCACTATGCCA AAAACAAAGCAGTTGGTGTTATGAAGCCTGGCCATGTGTTCACCATTGAGCCCATGATATGTGAAG GTGGCTGGCAAGATGAGACGTGGCCAGACGGCTGGACGGCGGTGACCAGAGATGGGAAGCGCTCGGCTCAGTTCGAACACACCCTGCTGGTGACGGAAACCGGCTGCGAGATCCTCACCCGCCGTCTGGAAGACAACGGACGCGCTCATTTCCTCAGCCAAATGTAG